DNA sequence from the Clostridia bacterium genome:
TTGTCACATATCCGTAACCAAAGCTCCGAAGTACGAGAAATCCAAGCCGCTCAGCTTGCCGAGACAGCGGGAACGTTGCTAGCCCAAAATGTGGTTATGACGGGAGCCTTAGCCGGAACCGGTTGGTTGCCTTTTCCGGCTGAAGCTTATAAGCGAGTTCTTAACAGCATATTTGGCAGCGACCAATCTAAATCTAAAAAGCTCGACCTCAACCTGTATGCGTTTGAGCTGGGCTACCAAGCGGCAACTCACGCCGCTCAGGCTAGCTGAAAGCATAGAAAAGCTTTCTCAAGGGACAGGGGGCGGCCATCGATGGCCTCCCCCTGCTCTGGCCTCTACTTTAGTGCCTACTTCTGGTAGGGATCAACTGGCGGTCCCGGCGGCCGTGGCGGCATGGGCGGGCGGTGTGGGCACGGAATACAAACAATCTCTCCCACTTGCAGGTTGTTGGGGTCAGCGCAAGGATTGAGTCGGACAATGTCATCGGTCCGTACCCGATAACGCTGGGCTAGATTGTAAAAAGTATCCCCAGGCTGGATGACATGATGGATATGCATAGCCATCGGACACATGCGCATACCTGGGCCAGGCCCTGGCGGACCCCAATCGTCCCAACCAGGATAATCCCAACGATAATCTGACATTTGCTTCCCTCCCCCTATTTGGTTCCAACAATCTAGTACTGGTAATTCAGCTTCCCAGATCTTGGGCCATTGCTCTTCTTATGTTTATGAGAAAAATCTCCCAGAGGTTACTGCTGTGCTACAGGCACCAACCTTACGGTTAGGTAGTGCATTTGCGGGGAAACTAAGCAAGGAAACCACAGATTGTCAGCGGAGGATCGAGATTGAGAACCAACAAAACCACCAGCTTTTCTACCTTTCAAGTAGCTGCGGCCTACGTGGGCACGGTGGTGGGGGCTGGATTCGCCTCCGGACAGGAGATATTGCAGTTCTTCTCCAGCTTCGGCCCCTGGGGGCTATTGGGCCTAGCTGGAGCCACTCTCCTATTCATCCTTCTTGGCCATATAATCCTGCAGGCTGGGCACCGCCTGGGAGTTCAATCTTATCAGCCGCTTTTGGTGGATGTAGGTGGCCGGTGGCTGGGAAAGGCAATGGACTTCTTGATCACTTTCTTTTTATTTGGTTTTTTAACGGTAATGGCAGCAGGCGCTGGGGCCATTTTTGCAGAGCAGTTTGCCTTAAATGCCTTATGGGGCAGCGCGCTCATGGTCATTCTTGCGGCCCTAACCGTATTAATGGGTTTGGGCGCGGTAGTTTCCGCTTTAAGCATTGTGGCCCCTTTCTTGATTGCGGCCGTGCTATTAGTGGGAGCAACGAATATCTGGCCCTATCTTACCGCTGGCGCCACAGCGCCCCCTGGAACCGGCACTGGCCCTGGCATGGTTGCCCCCCAAGTAAGAACTCCCATGGGACCCAACGAACTGGCCGGCTCCCCGGCTGCTACTCCCGTAGCCGGACCCAGCTCATGGAGCGCCAGATTAGGCATAACCCTAAGCGTGCCTCTGCTGGAAAAGCTGGGCTGGTCGGATTTGGCTCGAGCCGCCGCTCCCTTCTGGCCCCTAGCCGCCTTATTGTATACTTCCTATAACCTGATTTTGGCCCTTCCAGTATTGGTGCCCATCAGCAGTGCCAGCCGCCCTCGCCAGCTCCTCCGCGGGGCTATAGCTGGCGGCCTAGGGTTAGGATTAGGTGCTCTGGCCATTTACTTGGCCATTCTGGCCAACCTACCGCTGATCGCCACCAGGGAAGTACCCATGCTCTACGCCGCCAACAATCTAGCCTCCTGGGCCGATCTCCCTTACAGCCTCATCTTGTTAGCCGAAGTTTATAATACCGCTGTCGGCAGCTTATACGGGTTTAGCGTCCGTTGGGCTGATCCTAATAGCCCTCATTTTCGATGGGTGGTTACCGGCTCCGGAGTAGCGGCTTTGCTAGCGGCTCAGTTGGGATTCTCGCGCATGGTCGGCATCGTTTTCCCAGCCATAGGGTACACGGGTTTCCTTTTCCTTGCAGCCCTAGCCTATCGCTGGGCCCAAAGGCGGTGGTGGTCCCGACCAGTCTCACCAGTGCCAACAACCGCAGTTGGCCCTGCTGCTGCCAAGCCTAGAAGGTCGAAGAAATAGCTTTAACGGTGAGGCACAATCCGACGACCGTTGAACAAGGCGAGGGGAAATGCTATCTTGGTATTGGACTGGGAGGGGGCAGCCAATGCCAAAAAGAGCGATACTGGTGAGTGCCTGCCTGGCCGGGCAAAACTGCAAGTATAACGGTGGCAACAACCTAGACCCAGAAATCCATGAGCTAGTACGTCAAGGCTCGGCAATACCCATCTGTCCGGAATGTCTAGGTAAGCTCCCCATTCCCCGCCCCCCAGCCGAGATCCAGGGTGGCAACGGGTTAGATGTGCTCAGTGGCAAGGCCAAAGTGCTCGACTGTGAAGGCAAAGACGTTACCCAAGCTTTTCTCGAAGGCGCCTGGGCTGTACTGGCTCAGGCTGAACGGCTGAACCCATCGTTGATAATCCTTAAGGAGAAGAGTCCATCCTGCGGTACCACTCTTATCTATGACGGTAGCTTCTCGGGACGGACCAGACCTGGGCCCGGAGTGACTGCCGCTCTCCTACGCCAGCAACACTTCACTCTGCGAAGCGAAAGAAACTGGAAAGAATAAAGGCATAGTGATTACCTGGCCGATACCCATAAAGCGTTCCCGGGTTTTCAGCAGAGCGGCAAAGATCATCGACAGGGTGGCAAAAAATGAGGCGCCAATCAGTATCGTCAGCATACTAAAAACTACTCCGGCCACGCTCCAGCGAATATCCAGCCGCAATAAAAAGGCCAGGAGAAGGATAATGACTACCTGGATGAGGGCGCGGATGCCGGCTCCCAGAGCTTTACCGGTGACAAAAGCGGCCCGGGGTACCGGCATGGCCAGGAGTTTTTGCAGGATACCCTGGTCCCGGTCCCAGATAATACTCAAACCATAAAATATGGCAATGAACATCATGGACTGAGCCAGGATGCCGGGGGCCATGAAGGTCTGGTAGTCGACACCGCCAGTTG
Encoded proteins:
- a CDS encoding LysM peptidoglycan-binding domain-containing protein; the protein is MSDYRWDYPGWDDWGPPGPGPGMRMCPMAMHIHHVIQPGDTFYNLAQRYRVRTDDIVRLNPCADPNNLQVGEIVCIPCPHRPPMPPRPPGPPVDPYQK
- a CDS encoding ABC transporter permease, translated to MEIRKLRHDPTELFTRAVQPVLWLLIFGQAFSRIRAIPTGGVDYQTFMAPGILAQSMMFIAIFYGLSIIWDRDQGILQKLLAMPVPRAAFVTGKALGAGIRALIQVVIILLLAFLLRLDIRWSVAGVVFSMLTILIGASFFATLSMIFAALLKTRERFMGIGQVITMPLFFPVSFASQSEVLLA
- a CDS encoding DUF523 domain-containing protein: MPKRAILVSACLAGQNCKYNGGNNLDPEIHELVRQGSAIPICPECLGKLPIPRPPAEIQGGNGLDVLSGKAKVLDCEGKDVTQAFLEGAWAVLAQAERLNPSLIILKEKSPSCGTTLIYDGSFSGRTRPGPGVTAALLRQQHFTLRSERNWKE